The Desulfolucanica intricata genome has a window encoding:
- the scfA gene encoding six-cysteine ranthipeptide SCIFF, translating to MSKHIKTINKQALHNTVSGRGCGECQTSCQSACKTSCTVGNQVCKREK from the coding sequence ATGTCAAAACACATTAAAACAATAAATAAGCAAGCATTACATAATACTGTTAGCGGGAGAGGCTGCGGAGAGTGTCAAACTTCTTGCCAGTCAGCATGTAAAACCTCATGTACGGTAGGAAACCAGGTTTGTAAAAGGGAAAAGTAA
- the scfB gene encoding thioether cross-link-forming SCIFF peptide maturase, translating to MIHKFTIDGTNIVLDVNSSAVHVVDDLIMRLLDDYRTHDRKMIIQKYIGRYPEKEILEALDEIEQLEKEGLLFSADPLHGTTYNPPADGVVKALCLHLAHDCNLRCRYCFAGQGKFGGDAGLMSLEVGKKALEFLMSKAGNRRHVEVDFFGGEPLMNFKVLQELVVYGLELAESRGKKIKFTVTTNGLLLNPAVEEFLNNHNISTVLSLDGRPEVHDYMRRTPGGEGSYKYILPNFQRFVASRKHDDYYIRGTFTHHNLDFSKDVFHMAELGFISLSVEPVIAAPGESYAFQEQDIPVLFEEYEKLARGLLEYYRQGKELSFFHYNIDLDGGPCLPKRLTGCGAGCEYLAVAPDGEIYPCHQFVGRKKYLLGNVFDGIRNNEVIDQFRQAHIYNKPECMECWAKFYCSGGCHANAEAFNQTLYKPYALACVLARKRIECALYVKARMALES from the coding sequence TTGATTCACAAGTTTACTATAGACGGGACAAACATTGTTTTGGATGTCAACAGCAGTGCTGTTCATGTTGTTGATGATCTGATTATGAGGCTGCTGGATGATTATCGAACTCATGACAGAAAGATGATTATACAAAAATATATAGGCAGGTACCCGGAAAAAGAGATTTTAGAAGCGCTGGATGAAATAGAGCAGCTTGAGAAAGAAGGTTTACTTTTTAGCGCCGACCCCCTGCATGGTACAACCTATAATCCCCCTGCAGACGGGGTTGTGAAAGCCCTTTGTTTGCATTTGGCCCATGATTGCAATTTAAGATGTCGTTATTGTTTTGCCGGACAGGGTAAGTTCGGTGGAGATGCAGGTTTAATGTCTTTGGAGGTAGGAAAAAAAGCTTTAGAATTTTTAATGAGTAAGGCAGGAAATCGCAGGCACGTGGAAGTTGATTTTTTTGGCGGTGAGCCCCTCATGAATTTTAAGGTATTACAGGAACTGGTTGTTTACGGTTTAGAATTAGCCGAAAGCCGGGGAAAAAAAATAAAATTTACTGTAACCACTAATGGGTTATTATTAAACCCGGCGGTAGAAGAGTTTTTAAATAATCACAATATCAGTACTGTTTTAAGCCTGGATGGGCGTCCCGAAGTTCATGATTATATGCGCCGGACTCCCGGTGGGGAAGGTTCCTATAAATATATTCTGCCAAATTTTCAACGTTTTGTAGCTTCCAGAAAGCATGACGACTATTATATCAGGGGTACTTTTACCCATCATAACCTTGATTTTAGTAAGGATGTTTTTCATATGGCAGAATTAGGTTTTATTTCACTGTCTGTTGAACCGGTAATAGCCGCTCCAGGAGAAAGTTATGCTTTTCAGGAACAAGACATACCCGTATTATTTGAGGAATATGAGAAATTAGCCAGGGGTTTACTGGAATATTATCGTCAAGGTAAAGAGTTAAGCTTTTTTCACTATAATATTGACTTGGACGGGGGCCCCTGTTTACCAAAGCGTCTGACCGGTTGCGGGGCGGGCTGTGAATATCTGGCAGTGGCGCCGGACGGGGAAATATATCCCTGCCATCAATTTGTAGGCAGAAAAAAATATTTATTAGGTAATGTATTTGATGGAATCAGAAACAATGAAGTCATAGATCAATTTAGACAAGCCCACATTTATAACAAGCCTGAATGTATGGAATGTTGGGCCAAATTTTATTGCAGCGGAGGGTGTCATGCCAATGCGGAGGCCTTTAATCAGACATTATATAAACCTTATGCCCTGGCTTGTGTTTTAGCACGAAAAAGAATTGAGTGTGCTTTGTATGTTAAAGCCAGGATGGCTTTAGAGTCTTAA
- a CDS encoding peptidoglycan DD-metalloendopeptidase family protein — translation MQPQAEGQGSSFINRLKSSLLPVTSIKKSPVYLGLITLLTVFAIFLYTSMGNAYTVTVDGKKIALVDSQEDVQNIINKLTNQQKKELNKNVIVSSNIEFIRVKADRENFTNPKELNKILAETIVFKTDGTVININGQEKMVLKNRSEAKQLLNKVKEKYYEKDKKPEKVYFEEKLELVDRKVPTDKIININQAMKLITQGSLEIDRYTVQEGDTLWDIASAGGMSVEQLIAANPGFNPDKLSIGQKINISKKVPLLNVVTVTKNTEEEIVDFPVQIKQDNSLLAGQSKITQQGVPGEKEVTYQITKRNGQETERRLISEKKLKEPVPQIVAKGNRVLLASRGSGRGGSLARPTSGYVTSAYGMRDGRMHTGIDIGASTGTPVVAAEGGRVIRAGWNGGYGKCIDISHGSGVVTRYAHLSSISVSVGQSVSRGELIGRVGSTGRSTGPHLHFEVIIDGQYKNPSSFI, via the coding sequence TTGCAGCCACAGGCCGAGGGGCAGGGGAGTTCATTTATTAATAGGCTAAAAAGTTCTCTTTTGCCTGTGACAAGTATTAAAAAAAGCCCGGTGTACTTGGGACTAATTACCTTGTTAACGGTTTTTGCCATTTTTTTATACACAAGCATGGGAAATGCTTATACCGTTACTGTTGATGGGAAAAAAATTGCCTTAGTAGACAGCCAGGAGGATGTCCAAAATATAATTAATAAGTTAACTAACCAGCAAAAAAAGGAGTTAAATAAAAATGTAATTGTTTCATCTAATATAGAGTTTATCAGAGTTAAGGCAGACAGGGAAAATTTTACAAATCCTAAGGAATTAAATAAAATATTGGCAGAGACTATAGTATTTAAAACAGACGGAACTGTAATTAATATAAACGGTCAAGAAAAAATGGTTCTGAAAAATCGTAGTGAGGCTAAGCAGCTTCTAAATAAAGTAAAAGAAAAATATTATGAAAAAGATAAAAAACCTGAGAAAGTTTATTTTGAAGAGAAGCTGGAATTGGTTGATCGTAAAGTTCCGACTGATAAGATTATAAACATAAACCAGGCAATGAAGCTTATTACTCAGGGTAGTCTTGAAATTGACCGGTATACTGTACAAGAGGGAGATACTCTATGGGATATAGCCAGTGCCGGTGGAATGTCTGTAGAACAGCTTATTGCCGCTAATCCTGGTTTTAACCCTGATAAATTAAGCATCGGGCAAAAAATTAATATTTCAAAAAAAGTACCTTTATTAAATGTAGTAACTGTAACAAAAAATACTGAAGAAGAAATAGTTGATTTTCCTGTACAGATAAAACAAGATAATAGTCTTTTAGCCGGGCAAAGTAAAATAACCCAGCAAGGTGTTCCCGGAGAAAAGGAAGTTACATATCAAATCACAAAACGAAATGGGCAGGAAACCGAGCGCCGGCTGATATCTGAAAAGAAATTGAAGGAACCGGTACCTCAAATTGTGGCCAAAGGAAATCGTGTTTTGCTTGCATCCCGGGGTTCAGGACGGGGTGGTAGTTTAGCCCGGCCTACCAGTGGATATGTTACTTCAGCTTATGGCATGCGTGATGGGCGTATGCATACGGGAATTGATATCGGTGCAAGTACAGGAACTCCTGTTGTTGCAGCCGAAGGGGGCAGAGTTATTAGGGCCGGTTGGAACGGTGGATACGGAAAATGTATTGATATAAGCCATGGAAGCGGTGTTGTTACCAGGTATGCTCACCTGTCATCTATTTCAGTAAGTGTGGGACAAAGCGTAAGCCGTGGCGAGTTAATTGGCAGGGTAGGTTCAACAGGAAGGTCTACCGGCCCGCATTTACATTTTGAGGTGATTATTGACGGTCAATATAAGAATCCTTCTTCCTTTATATAA